The genomic region GAACGTAAATGAACCGCGCCCAGTTTAGCAGCTACATACCTCCCAGTAGTACTTTTGCCAGAACCAGATAGACCAGACATCAATATTAATTGTCCCCGTCTGGGTTGGGTATATTTCCACGCCTGTTGATAATATTTTTCAGCTGTTTGGGCTGCGATCGCTCTAGTTTCTGACCCTATAGCTTTATCATCTAATAAAAATGAATTTACTTTGGCTCTTACATAGGCTTGACGAGTTAAGTATAAATGTAGTATTTGCAAACCCTCCCAGTCCCCGGTTTCCTCAACATAAGTGTTTAAAAAGGTATTTGCTAAGTCTTCTCGACCTTTCGTCTCCAAATCCATGACTGTAAATGCCACATCATACATAACATCCACGAAGCGAAAGGTCTCATTAAATTCAATACAGTCAAAAAGGATAATTTCTTCATTCCACAGAGCAATATTTGCTAAGTGTAAATCTCCATGACATTCACGGATGCGTTGGTGGGCAATTCTGCTGGCAAATAACTCCGAATACTGCTGACAAAACTTATCTGTATAGGCTTTTGTTTCTTCAAATCTGGACTGAGTTTGGGGCCCACCACTATATTTTTCAATATATTTTAATGTTTGAATATAATTTTCATCAATAGCTGACCGCACCAACCCTACTTGGCCAAAACCACTGATATAATCATTGGTAAGACATTTAGTGTGATAGTCAGCCAGCACCCTTCCTAGTTCTTGTAGATGGAGCTGATTTAACTTACCTTGGGAGAGCAGTTGACTAAATAAAGCATCTTCAGGAAATTGACGCATTTTCACCGCATACTCTACAATTTCACCCCTTCCCCCCAAATGGTATTTTCCCTCACTCCAGGTAATGGGTACAACTTGTAGATATAACTTACTGGCACCACGTTGATTTAAGCGTAATTCTTCCTGACAAAAGTGTAAGCGCCTATCCAGAGTTGAGTAATCTAAAAAACCAAAGTTAACAGACTTCTTCAGCTTATAGACATAATTGCCTGTCAAAACTACCCAAGAGATATGAGTTTGAATAACTTGAATAGGTTGGGTTACAGCGTGAGGATAAAATTCCGTCTGTAACATCTGATCAACTAAATTTTCAAGACTTGTAGTTTCCATTGAAGTTATAATTTAGTTCTCACTCCAAGAATCCCCGTACCTGCAGCACGAAGATTCTTGCCACCTCGAAAGACTCCTTAACTCTTAGCTGCAAAAAAACTCAAATGATAGGGAGTTCCCTTCGCTGGGTGAACTTGAACTTCCCTCAAAACAGTTTTACCAGTCCATTGAAGATCTGGAATACTCAGTTCAATTTCCGTCTTATTAGGTGCAGCTTGTTTAAGCAAGCGGTCAACTGTTTTAGCTTCCAGAGCCAAGGAAATTGACTCAGTACCGTTGTGTCCATACAAATTAGCGGGGATCAAACCAGAACGGCGTAAAGCCTTGGGTTTAATGCCTTCTGGACGTTTTTGAGATTCTACTGTCAGTGCCATACTAGTTTTAACTTGTCAATTAGTTATCAGCCATCAATTAATCACCAATCACCGCTCCAGCTAAACTGCAACTGGTGTACCATTGGGTTGCAATAAAGCCCGTTTTGGGCCGTGGATTGGATCCTCCACAATTATAGTCTGATCACGACTTGCTCCTAGGGAAACAATCGCGATCGGGACTTCCATCAATTCGGCTAGGAATTTCAGATATTCCAAAGCCTGCTTAGGCAAGTCCTCTAGGCTACGGCATTCTGTAGTAGAGACTTGCCATCCAGCTAAGGTTTGATATATGGGAAGACAACGAGAGAACTGACGGGCACTAGTGGGGAAATGTTCACACCTTTGACCATCAATTTCATAAGCTACACAAACCTTGATTTCCTTCAACTCATCTAGAACATCTAGTTTGGTAATAGCCATACAATCCATGCCATTAATACGGACAGCATAACGTCCAATTACTGCATCAAACCAACCACAGCGACGTTTTCTTCCCGTAGTCGTGCCAAATTCTGCGCCCCGACTGGCTAACAAATCACCAATTTCCCCCTGGAGTTCCGTGGGGAATGGCCCTTCACCCACTCTGGTAGTATACGCCTTGGAGACCCCAATTACCCGATCTATCATTGTTGGTCCCACACCCGTACCCACACAAGCTCCTCCAGCTACAGGATTGGAAGAGGTAACATAGGGATAGGTTCCATGATCTAAATCCAGAAGAGTGCCCTGAGCACCTTCAAACAGAATATTACGTCGTTTTTGCACCGCGTCATATATTCTCACCGAGGTGTCAACCACAAAAGGACGTAATCTTTTGGCATAACCCAAATACTCCTGAAAAACCTGTTCTGGATCCAGGGGAGGAAGATTATACAACTTCTCTAAAATTGCGTTTTTATAGTTTATTGTCCATTCCAACTGTTCTCGTAACCCGTCAGCATCCATCAGATCTAAAACCCTGATCCCAGTTCGTTCTGACTTATCCGCGTAGGTTGGACCAATACCTCTTCCGGTGGTGCCAATTTTATGACTTCCCCTCTGCTCCTCCGAGGCCCGATCAATCAATCTATGATAGGGCATAGTAACGTGAGCAGTCTGGGATATGCGCAAATTGTCCGTGGAAATATTTAATTTTTCTAGTTTGTCGAGTTCTCCTATTAACACCTGTGGATCAATCACTGTCCCACAGCCGATAATACACTCGGTATCTGGATACAATATACCAGAGGGAATTAAGTGCAACTTAAATGTTTGACCGTTCACCACTATTGTATGACCGGCATTAACTCCCCCCTGGTAACGTACCACCACATCTGCAGAGCGGCTGAGTAGGTCAGTTATTTTACCTTTTCCTTCATCGCCCCACTGAGCACCTATGACAATGACGTTAGCCAAGAGATTATATTAAAAGTAAAGTTTTCACAAACAATCATTATCACCAGATTGTTTGGCATTTGTCAAGAGGTTTTTTCACCTAGGAAAGTGAACTGCTTCTCACCGTTTAACCAAAGGAGAAAACCATATCGTTAAAATCATAATCACTGACCCCTACACCAGCAGGTAAATCCTCAAATCCAAAGACATTGTTCCCAAAGCTCTTGATATGAGCCGATCCGTCTGGGTTAGCTGCACCAAAGCTAAAGTAAGCAACTGGCAAACTAGTGTAATTTTGCGCAGTGGCTCCACTATTATTTGGATTAACCTTAAAAAACTCGTTAATGGCATTTTGTATGCTACCAGAATAATTACCACCATTAGCAATGACGAAGGGTGCATAAATTTTCCCTTCAATACCAATTAAATCACCACTAACACTATGACCCGCTCCCCCAGCTCGTACGGTGAAATTGCTAACTACCCTATTTTTGTCTAAAGCAGCTTTCGCGTAATTAATTTCTCCCGGTGCAATACCATTAACCGTTCCTGTAGCATCATCTACCTGATATAGCCCAAATATGTTCTGAAAGAGTGCACTGGTTTGACCCAAGGTGTTTTCCAGTCCTGTCTTTGCTTCCGTTTGTTTATAGTTAGTGGGGAAATTGTAGGACACATTATTAACTATATTGGTTTGATCACCCCCTTGCTTAGATATGAGAGGGTCTCCAGGTTTTAGGATGGTTACTGGATACATGATAATGTTTGTTGTTGTCACAGTAACGTTGACAGTAACATTCACATTAGCTGTAGCTATTAAGCCCTCTTTATTGGAAATAGTGTAAGTAAAAGTATCATCCCCTACATAGGTGGCACTTAACAGAGTGTATATTAAATCATTACCATTAATATCCACTTTCCCATATTTACCACTTGTGACATCAATAATTTTCAGTTGGTCGTTTAAATCTGATAGAGATGGATTTGTGTCATTTATCAGGGGGTTAACAGTCCCGCTAGTAGTTCCTTTAATAATGGGTAACAGGTCATTAATCGCAACGGGAGGTTGATTACCCGTCTTAATGTTTAGGCGTTGATTAATAGGAGTGGCAAAATAATCTTTAATTGTTATGGAATTACCAGATCCTAATGTTATCAATAGGTCGTTTCCAGCTTGGGTTTGGCTGATATTACCAGCGTAAAAACTTGATAAATCTAGGATGTCAGCACTGTTGGCATTCTCAATGGTATCTTTCCCTGTGGTGGTGGTTGGACCATAACCGGTAAATCTATTAGCCGCTGAATTGGCAATAATATAATCATTACTAGAAGAGTTAATTAAATTCTCTATGATTACCCCATAAGCCAATCTTGTTCCCGATGCTGTAGCCTTATAAATTCTTCTACTATCAGTAAAACTAACCAAATTTGAATCCAGCACAACATCATATTCAACCGTATTAAAATCAGCCTGTTTTGACAACCAACCACTCGGATTCATGTCTAGGCGATAACCAGTACTATCAAATAATAAATTGGCAAAATTTAAAGTGTCCGTTCCACCACTATCCCAGATTGTGCTCTTACTCCTAAGATTTGAATCACCAACAGTTTTTATTCCATCTGAGTATAAATCTATCTTAGTGAAATTATAAGTAGTGTTACTTTCATTATATACCTTACTTCCATATAGATGCTGTAATGCTATAACATCAAATGGCATTGGTGTAATGGGCTGAGATCCGGAATTGAAGTTGTATGTCATCAGGGTGTTATCCCCATTGTCTTCACTATAAGCAAGATAGGGAGGATTATCCTCTGACGAATAGCGATTGGGATGTTTTGTACCTAAAGCATGCAGCATTTCGTGCATCAAAGCAGTATACCCGGGAGTACCTGGGCCACCCTGGAATCCACTTGGATCTGTATTATTATCTTGTTTAGCATTAAGAAAAATATCACCTCCAATAGCACTACCATTAGGCGGGTATGTATAGGCATATTGAGGAGTGGTAGAAAGCAAAAAGCGAATATTACCGTAGTAGAGAGGAGAATCTTCAACTTCTACAAAATTGCGGCCAATTAGTGGAGCAATTGTATCGTTGAAAATTTGTCGCACATTATTTTTAACCGCATCACTGACAGTTACTAATCCCTCTTCAGTACCGTAGTATTCACCTCCAACATAAAAACTATAGGTTATAGTGTTGTTACCCCATTTATCACCGGTTAAAAGTGCATTATTTATG from Cylindrospermopsis curvispora GIHE-G1 harbors:
- a CDS encoding bifunctional aminoglycoside phosphotransferase/ATP-binding protein; translation: METTSLENLVDQMLQTEFYPHAVTQPIQVIQTHISWVVLTGNYVYKLKKSVNFGFLDYSTLDRRLHFCQEELRLNQRGASKLYLQVVPITWSEGKYHLGGRGEIVEYAVKMRQFPEDALFSQLLSQGKLNQLHLQELGRVLADYHTKCLTNDYISGFGQVGLVRSAIDENYIQTLKYIEKYSGGPQTQSRFEETKAYTDKFCQQYSELFASRIAHQRIRECHGDLHLANIALWNEEIILFDCIEFNETFRFVDVMYDVAFTVMDLETKGREDLANTFLNTYVEETGDWEGLQILHLYLTRQAYVRAKVNSFLLDDKAIGSETRAIAAQTAEKYYQQAWKYTQPRRGQLILMSGLSGSGKSTTGRYVAAKLGAVHLRSDAVRKHLAGISLRERGRNEIYTPEMTQKTYNRLLELGITLANQGWSVILDAKYDRKHLRQEVIDQANRHQLPGKIVYCTAPLEVLEERIIHRSGDITDATPELLAGQVEQYEAFTEEELPYIIVVDTTQPLAQQISGKFR
- the rplY gene encoding 50S ribosomal protein L25 is translated as MALTVESQKRPEGIKPKALRRSGLIPANLYGHNGTESISLALEAKTVDRLLKQAAPNKTEIELSIPDLQWTGKTVLREVQVHPAKGTPYHLSFFAAKS
- a CDS encoding adenylosuccinate synthase, encoding MANVIVIGAQWGDEGKGKITDLLSRSADVVVRYQGGVNAGHTIVVNGQTFKLHLIPSGILYPDTECIIGCGTVIDPQVLIGELDKLEKLNISTDNLRISQTAHVTMPYHRLIDRASEEQRGSHKIGTTGRGIGPTYADKSERTGIRVLDLMDADGLREQLEWTINYKNAILEKLYNLPPLDPEQVFQEYLGYAKRLRPFVVDTSVRIYDAVQKRRNILFEGAQGTLLDLDHGTYPYVTSSNPVAGGACVGTGVGPTMIDRVIGVSKAYTTRVGEGPFPTELQGEIGDLLASRGAEFGTTTGRKRRCGWFDAVIGRYAVRINGMDCMAITKLDVLDELKEIKVCVAYEIDGQRCEHFPTSARQFSRCLPIYQTLAGWQVSTTECRSLEDLPKQALEYLKFLAELMEVPIAIVSLGASRDQTIIVEDPIHGPKRALLQPNGTPVAV
- a CDS encoding Ig-like domain-containing protein, with protein sequence MSTINNQAINNALLTGDKWGNNTITYSFYVGGEYYGTEEGLVTVSDAVKNNVRQIFNDTIAPLIGRNFVEVEDSPLYYGNIRFLLSTTPQYAYTYPPNGSAIGGDIFLNAKQDNNTDPSGFQGGPGTPGYTALMHEMLHALGTKHPNRYSSEDNPPYLAYSEDNGDNTLMTYNFNSGSQPITPMPFDVIALQHLYGSKVYNESNTTYNFTKIDLYSDGIKTVGDSNLRSKSTIWDSGGTDTLNFANLLFDSTGYRLDMNPSGWLSKQADFNTVEYDVVLDSNLVSFTDSRRIYKATASGTRLAYGVIIENLINSSSNDYIIANSAANRFTGYGPTTTTGKDTIENANSADILDLSSFYAGNISQTQAGNDLLITLGSGNSITIKDYFATPINQRLNIKTGNQPPVAINDLLPIIKGTTSGTVNPLINDTNPSLSDLNDQLKIIDVTSGKYGKVDINGNDLIYTLLSATYVGDDTFTYTISNKEGLIATANVNVTVNVTVTTTNIIMYPVTILKPGDPLISKQGGDQTNIVNNVSYNFPTNYKQTEAKTGLENTLGQTSALFQNIFGLYQVDDATGTVNGIAPGEINYAKAALDKNRVVSNFTVRAGGAGHSVSGDLIGIEGKIYAPFVIANGGNYSGSIQNAINEFFKVNPNNSGATAQNYTSLPVAYFSFGAANPDGSAHIKSFGNNVFGFEDLPAGVGVSDYDFNDMVFSFG